In Streptomyces sp. NBC_01439, the following are encoded in one genomic region:
- a CDS encoding GntR family transcriptional regulator yields MTPPVVHSLREQIREHIVEGIVSGRWKPGERIVERRIAVELEVSQTPVREALRELETLRLIESAPNKGVRVRNLSAADLEEIYPVRAGLEQIAAELAAPRLASDCSALEPHVAALWEADRTEDGTAQVRHTVGFHREMVRAAGNSVLLHTWESLGIEVFTALSIRWLGTVQKSYAEEHEALVEAFRSQDPDIGLLVKRHVLGCAPRA; encoded by the coding sequence ATCACCCCACCCGTCGTGCACTCGCTGCGCGAGCAGATCCGCGAGCACATCGTGGAGGGGATCGTCAGCGGGCGCTGGAAGCCCGGCGAGCGGATCGTCGAGCGCCGGATCGCCGTCGAGTTGGAGGTCAGCCAGACCCCCGTGCGGGAGGCCCTGCGCGAGCTGGAGACGCTGCGGCTGATCGAGTCGGCGCCGAACAAGGGCGTGCGCGTGCGGAACCTCTCCGCGGCCGACCTGGAGGAGATCTACCCGGTCCGGGCAGGTCTGGAGCAGATCGCGGCAGAGCTGGCCGCGCCACGGCTGGCGAGCGACTGTTCGGCGCTGGAGCCGCACGTGGCGGCGCTGTGGGAGGCCGACCGGACCGAGGACGGGACCGCGCAGGTGCGGCACACCGTCGGGTTCCACCGGGAGATGGTGCGGGCCGCCGGGAACAGCGTGCTGCTGCACACCTGGGAGAGCCTGGGCATCGAGGTCTTCACGGCGCTGTCCATCCGCTGGCTGGGGACCGTCCAGAAGTCGTACGCCGAGGAGCACGAGGCGCTCGTCGAGGCGTTCCGCAGTCAGGATCCGGACATCGGGCTGCTCGTGAAGCGGCATGTCCTGGGGTGCGCCCCGCGCGCTTGA
- the sucB gene encoding 2-oxoglutarate dehydrogenase, E2 component, dihydrolipoamide succinyltransferase, which produces MSVSVTLPALGESVTEGTVTRWLKAEGERVEADEPLLEVSTDKVDTEIPSPVSGILASIKVAEDETVEVGAELAVIDDGSGAPAAAAAPAAEPAAAAEAPAAAPAPVAEAPAAPAPVAEAPAAAAPAASGTDVVLPALGESVTEGTVTRWLKAVGESVEADEPLLEVSTDKVDTEIPAPVSGTLLEILVGEDETAEVGARLAVIGVAGAAPAAAAPAAAPAPVEAAAPVAAPAPVEAAAPVAAPAPVAPAAPVAVPAPVQDAAPVAAPAPVAPVVPAPAAPAAPAAAGDEGAYVTPLVRKLASESGVNLSTVSGTGVGGRIRKQDVLAAAEAAKAAAAAPAPAAAAPAAKAPAAAVSELRGQTVKMTRMRKVIGDNMMKALHSQAQLSSVVEVDITKIMKLREKAKGAFLAREGVKLSPMPFFVKAAAQALKAHAVVNARINEDEGTITYFDSENIGIAVDSEKGLMTPVIKGAGDLNLAGISKATADLAAKVRGNKITPDELSGATFTISNTGSRGALFDTVIVPPNQVAILGIGATVKRPVVIETAEGTNIGIRDMTYLTLSYDHRLVDGADAARYLSAVKAILEAGEFEVELGL; this is translated from the coding sequence ATGTCGGTTTCCGTAACCCTTCCGGCGCTCGGTGAGAGCGTCACCGAGGGCACTGTCACCCGCTGGCTGAAGGCCGAGGGCGAGCGCGTCGAGGCCGACGAGCCGCTGCTCGAGGTCTCGACCGACAAGGTCGACACCGAGATCCCCTCCCCCGTGTCGGGCATCCTGGCCTCCATCAAGGTCGCCGAGGACGAGACCGTCGAGGTCGGCGCCGAGCTGGCCGTCATCGACGACGGCTCCGGCGCTCCGGCTGCCGCCGCGGCTCCGGCCGCCGAGCCGGCCGCCGCTGCCGAGGCCCCCGCGGCCGCTCCGGCCCCGGTCGCCGAGGCCCCCGCGGCCCCGGCTCCCGTCGCCGAGGCCCCCGCTGCCGCCGCCCCTGCCGCCTCCGGCACCGATGTCGTGCTCCCCGCCCTGGGCGAGTCCGTCACCGAGGGCACCGTCACCCGTTGGCTGAAGGCCGTCGGCGAGTCGGTCGAGGCCGACGAGCCGCTGCTCGAGGTTTCCACGGACAAGGTCGACACCGAGATCCCCGCGCCGGTCTCCGGCACGCTGCTGGAGATCCTGGTCGGCGAGGACGAGACCGCCGAGGTCGGCGCCCGCCTGGCCGTCATCGGCGTCGCCGGTGCCGCCCCGGCCGCTGCCGCTCCGGCCGCCGCCCCAGCTCCGGTCGAGGCCGCCGCCCCGGTCGCCGCTCCGGCTCCGGTCGAGGCCGCCGCCCCGGTGGCCGCTCCGGCTCCGGTCGCCCCGGCCGCTCCGGTCGCCGTTCCGGCTCCGGTCCAGGATGCCGCCCCGGTCGCCGCTCCGGCCCCGGTCGCCCCCGTGGTCCCGGCTCCGGCCGCTCCCGCCGCTCCGGCCGCCGCCGGTGACGAGGGCGCGTACGTGACCCCGCTGGTGCGCAAGCTCGCCTCGGAGTCCGGCGTCAACCTGTCCACGGTCTCGGGCACCGGTGTCGGTGGCCGCATCCGCAAGCAGGACGTCCTGGCCGCCGCCGAGGCCGCCAAGGCCGCTGCCGCCGCCCCGGCGCCGGCTGCTGCCGCTCCGGCCGCCAAGGCTCCGGCCGCCGCGGTCTCCGAGCTGCGCGGTCAGACGGTCAAGATGACCCGCATGCGCAAGGTCATCGGCGACAACATGATGAAGGCCCTGCACTCGCAGGCTCAGCTCAGCTCCGTGGTCGAGGTGGACATCACCAAGATCATGAAGCTGCGCGAGAAGGCCAAGGGCGCGTTCCTGGCCCGTGAGGGCGTCAAGCTCTCGCCGATGCCGTTCTTCGTCAAGGCCGCTGCCCAGGCGCTGAAGGCCCACGCGGTCGTCAACGCCCGGATCAACGAGGACGAGGGCACCATCACCTACTTCGACTCGGAGAACATCGGCATCGCCGTGGACTCCGAGAAGGGCCTGATGACCCCGGTCATCAAGGGTGCGGGCGACCTCAACCTGGCGGGCATCTCCAAGGCGACCGCCGACCTGGCCGCCAAGGTCCGCGGCAACAAGATCACGCCGGACGAGCTGTCGGGCGCGACCTTCACCATCAGCAACACCGGCTCGCGCGGTGCGCTGTTCGACACGGTCATCGTGCCCCCGAACCAGGTCGCCATCCTGGGCATCGGTGCCACGGTGAAGCGTCCGGTGGTCATCGAGACCGCCGAGGGCACCAACATCGGCATCCGCGACATGACGTACCTGACCCTGTCCTACGACCACCGCCTGGTGGACGGTGCGGACGCGGCCCGGTACCTCTCGGCCGTCAAGGCGATCCTCGAGGCCGGCGAGTTCGAGGTCGAGCTCGGCCTGTAA
- the lpdA gene encoding dihydrolipoyl dehydrogenase — MANDASTVFDLVILGGGSGGYAAALRASQLGLDVALIEKNKLGGTCLHNGCIPTKALLHAGEIADQAREAAQFGVKTSFEGIDIAGVHKYKDEVISGLYKGLQGLVASRKVTYIEGEGRLSSPTSVDVNGQRIQGRHILLATGSVPKSLPGLDIDGNRIISSDHALVLDRVPESAIVLGGGVIGVEFASAWKSFGSDITVIEGLKHLVPVEDENSSKLLERAFRKRGIKFNLGTFFDKAEYTENGVRVTLADGKTFEAEVLLVAVGRGPVSQGLGYEEQGVAMDRGYVLVDEYMQTNVPTISAVGDLVPTLQLAHVGFAEGILVAERLAGLKAVPIDYDGVPRVTYCHPEVASVGITEAKAKEIYGADKVVALKYNLAGNGKSKILKTAGEIKLVQVKDGAVVGVHMVGDRMGEQVGEAQLIYNWEALPAEVAQLIHAHPTQNEAMGEAHLALAGKPLHSHD; from the coding sequence GTGGCGAACGACGCCAGCACCGTTTTCGACCTAGTGATCCTCGGCGGTGGCAGTGGCGGTTACGCCGCGGCGCTGCGCGCATCCCAGCTGGGTCTGGACGTTGCCCTGATCGAGAAGAACAAGCTCGGTGGCACCTGCCTGCACAACGGCTGCATCCCCACGAAGGCTCTGCTGCACGCGGGCGAGATCGCGGACCAGGCTCGTGAAGCCGCCCAGTTCGGTGTCAAGACCTCCTTCGAGGGAATCGACATCGCGGGTGTCCACAAGTACAAGGACGAGGTCATCTCGGGCCTGTACAAGGGTCTGCAGGGCCTGGTCGCCTCCCGCAAGGTGACCTACATCGAGGGAGAGGGCCGCCTCTCCTCCCCGACTTCCGTCGACGTGAACGGCCAGCGCATCCAGGGCCGCCACATCCTGCTGGCGACCGGCTCCGTGCCGAAGTCCCTGCCGGGCCTGGACATCGACGGCAACCGCATCATCTCCTCGGACCACGCGCTGGTCCTGGACCGCGTCCCGGAGTCGGCGATCGTCCTGGGCGGCGGCGTCATCGGCGTCGAGTTCGCCTCGGCGTGGAAGTCCTTCGGTTCCGACATCACCGTCATCGAGGGCCTCAAGCACCTCGTGCCGGTCGAGGACGAGAACAGCTCGAAGCTGCTGGAGCGCGCGTTCCGCAAGCGCGGCATCAAGTTCAACCTGGGCACCTTCTTCGACAAGGCCGAGTACACGGAGAACGGCGTCCGCGTGACGCTGGCCGACGGCAAGACCTTCGAGGCCGAGGTGCTGCTGGTCGCGGTGGGTCGCGGCCCCGTCTCGCAGGGTCTGGGCTACGAGGAGCAGGGCGTCGCGATGGACCGCGGCTACGTCCTGGTCGACGAGTACATGCAGACCAACGTGCCGACCATCTCGGCCGTCGGTGACCTCGTCCCCACCCTCCAGCTCGCGCACGTCGGCTTCGCCGAGGGCATCCTGGTCGCGGAGCGTCTGGCCGGCCTCAAGGCCGTCCCGATCGACTACGACGGTGTCCCGCGCGTCACCTACTGCCACCCCGAGGTCGCTTCCGTCGGCATCACCGAGGCCAAGGCCAAGGAGATCTACGGCGCGGACAAGGTCGTGGCCCTGAAGTACAACCTGGCGGGCAACGGCAAGAGCAAGATCCTGAAGACCGCGGGCGAGATCAAGCTCGTCCAGGTCAAGGACGGTGCCGTGGTCGGCGTCCACATGGTCGGTGACCGGATGGGCGAGCAGGTCGGCGAGGCCCAGCTGATCTACAACTGGGAAGCCCTGCCGGCCGAGGTCGCGCAGCTCATCCACGCGCACCCGACCCAGAACGAAGCGATGGGCGAGGCCCACCTGGCCCTCGCCGGCAAGCCGCTTCACTCCCACGACTAA
- a CDS encoding leucyl aminopeptidase, with protein MTALTLSTAGAATLRADALVVGVAKGPKGPIVAAGAEAVDKAYDGKLAGVLDALGASGAEGEITKLPAPAGLKVPVVLAVGLGSVPEKGESFDEEVLRRAAGAAARALHGNKKAAFALPLEDASAVTAVAEGALLGAYAFTAYQGGENKARKEAKGAGPKQPLAEVALLGAKPRDKEHKAAAERAAVVATEVNVARDLVNTPPNDLTPEAFAAVASAAAKENGIKVQVLDEKALVKGGYGGIMGVGKGSENLPRLVKLTYTHPKAEKTLAFVGKGITYDSGGISLKPAGHNETMKCDMAGAAAVFASVVAAAKLGLKVNVTGWLALAENMPSGSATKPGDVLRMYSGKTVEVLNTDAEGRLVLGDALTKASEDNPDAIVDVATLTGAMVLALGDRTFGIMANDDAFRTSIHEIAEEVGESSWPMPLPAELRKTMDSPTADIANMGVRMGGGLVAGLFLQEFVGEGITWAHLDIAGPAFHEGAPHGYTPKGGTGSAVRTLVRLAERTATGDLG; from the coding sequence GTGACTGCTCTGACTCTCAGCACTGCCGGCGCGGCGACGCTCCGCGCCGACGCCCTCGTGGTCGGCGTGGCGAAGGGCCCCAAGGGACCGATCGTCGCCGCGGGCGCCGAGGCCGTGGACAAGGCGTACGACGGTAAGCTCGCCGGCGTCCTCGACGCGCTGGGCGCCTCGGGCGCCGAAGGCGAGATCACCAAGCTGCCGGCCCCGGCGGGCCTCAAGGTCCCGGTCGTGCTGGCAGTGGGGCTCGGCTCCGTCCCGGAGAAGGGCGAGTCGTTCGACGAGGAGGTGCTGCGCCGCGCCGCCGGCGCCGCCGCCCGCGCGCTGCACGGCAACAAGAAGGCCGCCTTCGCCCTCCCCCTGGAGGACGCCTCGGCCGTCACCGCCGTCGCCGAGGGCGCCCTGCTGGGCGCGTACGCGTTCACCGCCTACCAGGGCGGCGAGAACAAGGCCCGCAAGGAAGCCAAGGGTGCCGGCCCGAAGCAGCCGCTCGCCGAGGTGGCCCTGCTGGGCGCCAAGCCCCGCGACAAGGAGCACAAGGCCGCCGCCGAGCGCGCCGCGGTCGTCGCGACCGAGGTCAACGTCGCCCGTGACCTGGTGAACACCCCGCCGAACGACCTGACCCCCGAGGCCTTCGCCGCGGTCGCCTCCGCGGCCGCGAAGGAGAACGGCATCAAGGTCCAGGTGCTGGACGAGAAGGCCCTGGTCAAGGGCGGCTACGGCGGCATCATGGGCGTCGGCAAGGGCTCCGAGAACCTGCCGCGCCTGGTCAAGCTCACCTACACGCACCCGAAGGCGGAGAAGACCCTGGCCTTCGTCGGCAAGGGCATCACCTACGACTCGGGCGGCATCTCCCTGAAGCCGGCCGGCCACAACGAGACGATGAAGTGCGACATGGCCGGCGCCGCCGCCGTGTTCGCCTCCGTCGTCGCGGCCGCGAAGCTGGGCCTGAAGGTCAACGTCACCGGTTGGCTCGCGCTCGCCGAGAACATGCCGTCCGGCTCCGCCACCAAGCCCGGTGACGTGCTGCGCATGTACAGCGGCAAGACCGTCGAGGTCCTCAACACCGACGCCGAGGGCCGTCTGGTCCTCGGTGACGCGCTGACCAAGGCCTCCGAGGACAACCCGGACGCGATCGTCGACGTCGCCACCCTGACCGGCGCCATGGTGCTCGCCCTCGGCGACCGCACCTTCGGGATCATGGCCAACGACGACGCCTTCCGCACGTCGATCCACGAGATCGCCGAGGAGGTCGGCGAGTCCTCCTGGCCGATGCCGCTCCCCGCGGAGCTGCGCAAGACCATGGACTCCCCCACCGCCGACATCGCGAACATGGGCGTCCGCATGGGCGGCGGCCTGGTGGCCGGCCTCTTCCTGCAGGAGTTCGTCGGCGAGGGCATCACCTGGGCCCACCTCGACATCGCCGGCCCGGCCTTCCACGAGGGTGCGCCGCACGGCTACACCCCCAAGGGCGGCACCGGCTCCGCCGTCCGCACCCTGGTGCGCCTCGCCGAGCGCACGGCCACGGGCGACCTCGGCTGA
- the pelF gene encoding GT4 family glycosyltransferase PelF, with protein MSHGRHVTMLTEGTYPHVHGGVSTWCDQLVRGMPEVDFNVIALTGSGREPVTWELPRNVYRHTAFPLWGPLPARIRRSTLRGRAQRRFTEVYESFLLTLLDPEPDPARHSFSEALRELAVLARAGKLAPALRSESVLRLLMNVWTRPGLVTAEAEPTIHDALTATDLLEHALRPLGVRIPPDSVAHAVSSGLATLPALAAKYLDGVPFLLTEHGIYLRERYLGYRSAAQRWPVKALMLGFYRELNTEGYRQADLITPCNQYNRRWEERGGAESERIRTVYNGVDPHAFPEAGPEPDVPTLSWCGRIDPIKDLETLIRAYAFMREELPALRLRLFGPVPAGCEEYKLRLEKLAAELGVTDGITYEGRIEQVALAYAAGSVVMLSSISEGFPFSIIEAMSCGRTTVSTDVGGVREAVGDTGLVVPPREPETMARATLALLRDDERRAELGRLSRKRVVEKFTLHQSVDGFRHIYRELAGQPVLPVHAGDAWTQRLADPWYRELAAMGHPQTDSGEGGSW; from the coding sequence ATGAGTCATGGGCGTCACGTCACCATGCTCACCGAAGGCACCTATCCGCACGTCCACGGCGGCGTCAGCACCTGGTGCGACCAACTGGTACGAGGCATGCCGGAGGTCGACTTCAACGTCATAGCCCTGACCGGCTCCGGACGAGAGCCGGTCACCTGGGAACTGCCCCGCAACGTCTACCGGCACACCGCCTTCCCGCTCTGGGGGCCGCTCCCGGCGCGCATCCGCCGGTCGACCCTGCGCGGCAGGGCGCAGCGCCGCTTCACCGAGGTCTACGAGAGCTTCCTGCTCACCCTGCTCGATCCCGAGCCCGATCCGGCCCGGCACAGCTTCTCCGAGGCCCTGCGCGAACTGGCCGTCCTCGCCCGGGCCGGAAAGCTCGCCCCGGCCCTGCGCTCCGAGTCGGTGCTGCGCCTGCTGATGAACGTGTGGACCCGGCCCGGACTCGTCACCGCCGAGGCCGAGCCCACGATCCACGACGCGCTCACCGCCACCGACCTGCTGGAACACGCGCTGCGCCCGCTCGGCGTCCGGATCCCTCCCGACAGCGTCGCGCACGCCGTCAGCAGCGGCCTCGCCACCCTCCCGGCCCTCGCCGCCAAATACCTCGACGGGGTCCCCTTCCTGCTCACCGAGCACGGCATCTACCTGCGCGAGCGCTACCTCGGCTACCGCAGCGCCGCCCAGCGCTGGCCCGTCAAGGCCCTCATGCTCGGCTTCTACCGCGAGCTCAACACCGAGGGCTACCGGCAGGCCGACCTGATCACCCCGTGCAACCAGTACAACCGCCGCTGGGAGGAGCGCGGGGGTGCCGAGTCCGAGCGCATCCGCACCGTTTACAACGGCGTGGACCCGCACGCCTTCCCCGAGGCCGGCCCCGAACCCGACGTGCCCACCCTCAGCTGGTGCGGCCGCATCGACCCGATCAAGGACCTCGAAACCCTCATCCGGGCCTACGCCTTCATGCGTGAGGAACTCCCCGCCCTGCGGCTGCGCCTCTTCGGGCCCGTCCCGGCCGGCTGCGAGGAGTACAAGCTCCGCCTGGAGAAGCTCGCCGCCGAACTCGGCGTGACCGACGGAATCACCTACGAGGGCCGCATAGAGCAGGTGGCCCTGGCCTACGCGGCCGGCAGCGTCGTCATGCTCTCCTCCATCAGCGAGGGCTTCCCCTTCAGCATCATCGAGGCCATGTCCTGCGGCCGCACCACCGTCTCCACCGACGTCGGCGGGGTCCGCGAGGCCGTCGGCGACACCGGCCTCGTCGTACCGCCGCGCGAGCCCGAGACCATGGCCCGCGCCACCCTCGCCCTGCTGCGCGACGACGAACGCCGGGCCGAGCTCGGCCGGCTGTCCCGCAAGCGGGTCGTCGAGAAGTTCACCCTCCACCAGTCCGTGGACGGCTTCCGGCACATCTACCGCGAACTCGCCGGCCAGCCCGTCCTGCCCGTCCACGCGGGCGACGCGTGGACCCAGCGGCTCGCCGATCCCTGGTACCGCGAACTCGCCGCCATGGGGCACCCCCAGACGGACTCCGGGGAAGGGGGCTCGTGGTGA